The proteins below come from a single Bactrocera dorsalis isolate Fly_Bdor chromosome 5, ASM2337382v1, whole genome shotgun sequence genomic window:
- the LOC105224276 gene encoding drebrin-like protein, with amino-acid sequence MAISFEKHRAQIVAAWNDVLDDKSSTNWSLYGYEGQTNELKVVGSGEGGVEELCEDLNSGKIMYAFVRIEDPKTGLKKFLLINWQGEGAPVLRKGTCANHIHDVAKLLSGAHLTINARNEDDIDVERLLKKLSAVSSTYSFKEPRGVQDEQKTPVGTNYTRVIPTKELNPSVMQDFWKKEEEEEKRRLAAEKEAKRQQLLKLEQEQRAREEKEHLEREKKVISTSKLQPAHVPIKTSPQPLSPEKTVASNFNVGITEAERMRQQRNQEARELIGSRVIAAKAIFTQNTSQGQLQTKLNTAPPAKPARTSIAQRINAFNQPQATEPEPRKPSPTPGKVALSKFEDVGAVNNTQQPLQHEQQQMQQHQPAVHTSTQRAPSPATVTVHTSTLTPTQVAIAPVTVGAVAAAVAPALATNALEEEQPVKPEITAIANNDDVPSAADDYAAENEEQYSTIKRSPHSKSNSLQSPETSSSNATDTAVYQDQDDEGEELEEEEVVRTKVSVTVQQPQSVKNGLSSALDRNDLTDLVNEDDFICQESLGDVGLKARALYDYQAADESEITFDPGDIITHIDQIDEGWWQGLGPDGTYGLFPANYVEIIN; translated from the exons ATGGCTATTAGTTTTGAGAAGCATCGCGCACAAATTGTAGCCGCTTGGAACGATGTGCTCGACGACAAAAGCAGCACTAACTG GTCACTTTACGGCTACGAAGGGCAAACGAATGAACTGAAAGTGGTGGGCAGTGGCGAAGGTGGCGTGGAGGAGCTGTGCGAGGATCTGAATAGCGGCAAAATTATGTACGCTTTTGTGCGTATTGAAGATCCGAAGACGGGTTTGAAAAAGTTTCTACTCATCAATTGGCAG GGGGAAGGCGCGCCAGTGCTGCGGAAAGGCACTTGTGCCAATCACATACACGATGTTGCTAAGTTGCTGTCCGGCGCACATTTAACGATAAATGCACGCAATGAAGACGATATCGATGTGGAGCGTTTGCTGAAGAAATTGAGTGCCGTTAGCTCTACGTACAGTTTCAAAGAGCCGCGCGGTGTGCAGGATGAACAGAAGACTCCGGTGGGCACAAATTATACACGCGTCATACCGACAAAGGAGTTAAATCCCAGTGTGATGCAGGACTTCTGGAAGAAGGAGGAGGAAGAGGAGAAACGGCGCTTAGCGGCCGAGAAGGAAGCGAAGCGGCAGCAGCTGCTCAAGCTTGAGCAGGAACAACGCGCACGCGAAGAGAAGGAGCATTTGGAGCGAGAGAAGAAAGTGATTAGCACGTCTAAGCTGCAGCCGGCGCATGTGCCGATCAAAAC TTCACCGCAACCACTTAGTCCCGAGAAGACTGTTGCCAGTAACTTCAATGTCGGCATAACTGAAGCAGAACGCATGCGTCAACAGCGCAATCAAGAGGCGCGTGAACTCATCGGTTCGCGTGTCATTGCCGCCAAAGCGATTTTCACACAAAACACCAGTCAAGGCCAGTTGCAAACCAA ATTAAATACCGCGCCACCTGCCAAACCTGCGCGCACATCCATCGCGCAACGTATTAACGCCTTCAATCAGCCACAGGCCACTGAACCGGAGCCGCGCAAACCCTCGCCTACACCCGGTAAAGTTGCGCTGTCGAAATTCGAGGATGTCGGTGCCGTTAACAACACACAACAACCACTGCAAcatgagcaacaacaaatgcagcaGCACCAACCTGCTGTGCACACCAGCACACAACGTGCGCCCTCACCGGCCACAGTCACCGTGCACACATCCACACTAACGCCAACACAGGTGGCAATCGCACCTGTTACCGTCGGCGCTGTGGCAGCCGCAGTGGCGCCTGCATTGGCCACAAACGCTCTGGAAGAGGAACAACCTGTCAAACCAGAAATTACCGCTATTGCCAATAATGATGATGTGCCCTCGGCAGCTGACGATTATGCTGCCGAAAATGAGGAGCAATATTCCACCATAAAGCGTTCGCCGCACAGCAAATCGAATTCGCTGCAATCGCCAGAGACTTCGTCGTCTAATGCGACCGATACGGCTGTCTATCAAGATCAAGATGATGAGGGTGAAGAGCTCGAGGAGGAGGAGGTTGTGCGCACAAAGGTGTCGGTGACGGTGCAACAGCCGCAGTCGGTGAAGAATGGTCTGAGCAGCGCTCTGGACAGAAACGATT TGACTGATTTGGTTAACGAAGATGACTTTATTTGTCAGGAGTCACTGGGCGATGTTGGGCTGAAAGCAAGAGCTTTATACGATTATCAAGCAG CCGACGAATCCGAAATTACTTTCGATCCGGGCGACATCATCACACACATCGATCAGATCGATGAAGGCTGGTGGCAAGGGCTTGGACCCGATGGAACTTATGGACTGTTTCCGGCAAATtatgtcgaaattattaactaa